Proteins co-encoded in one Hymenobacter swuensis DY53 genomic window:
- a CDS encoding sce7726 family protein — MNDPDIRVLLYPLLLGGVYVDELPTGTTRADVVHITEQFMHGYELKGDQDTLQRVARQLPCYSQAYDFVTFVITEKHLPKLLPQLPEWVGVLVASEAGLTLHRPARYNATVERPAVAGLLRVTEIKQYLLARGLPGVSTLRRRDILSFLRTTKLVPLSDLAHFVRRQLMGRLEERLLMRAERKAERERLARIRRKRPRR, encoded by the coding sequence ATGAACGACCCCGACATCCGCGTCCTGCTCTATCCGCTGCTGCTGGGCGGCGTGTACGTGGACGAGCTGCCCACTGGCACCACCCGCGCCGATGTGGTGCACATCACGGAGCAGTTCATGCACGGCTATGAGCTGAAGGGCGACCAGGACACGCTGCAGCGGGTGGCCCGGCAGCTGCCCTGCTACAGCCAGGCGTATGACTTTGTCACCTTCGTCATTACGGAGAAGCACCTCCCCAAACTCCTGCCCCAGTTGCCTGAGTGGGTGGGCGTGCTGGTGGCCTCCGAGGCCGGCCTGACGCTGCACCGTCCGGCCCGTTACAATGCTACCGTGGAGCGGCCCGCCGTGGCCGGCCTGCTGCGGGTGACGGAAATCAAGCAGTACCTGCTGGCCCGGGGCCTGCCCGGCGTGAGCACCCTGCGCCGTCGCGACATCCTCAGCTTTCTGCGCACCACCAAGCTTGTGCCTCTCTCCGACCTGGCCCATTTTGTGCGCCGCCAGCTCATGGGTCGCCTAGAGGAGCGCCTGCTCATGCGGGCGGAGCGCAAGGCGGAGCGGGAGCGGCTGGCCCGCATCCGCCGCAAACGCCCGAGACGGTAG
- a CDS encoding ArnT family glycosyltransferase: protein MPFPMTSRRWLWIFVLVLGAAFLVQLGSWGPLESSEARYAEIGREMLTGQDWLHPQLLGIYHFHKPPLTYWLTAAGLGLFGENTLGVRLLPVLAVLLQVVLVYGLGLLLFRQDRARALAAAVIYGTLPVVLISALNVTTDAYLATLELAAAYGILRYYHQGGTRWLYLFWVGLGLAFLTKGPVGFILPLMVVIGHYFRQGQAKRPFTVHHALGFGLFVVVGLSWYLYLMAENPAFVRYFLVEHTVERFANAATFNRAKPWWFYLVLAPATSLPWAVALVVRAVRTPWNSVPREWRNVLIFWVLLPLLFFSLSKSKLLLYVLPIFPGVVLLTVYYLGRCTEAMLLRWYVGIVAFFGLLLGSLCLLPILSTVLPLGLEVKPLTAAWPAAGVVALVLTLTLWNQVRIAPRLLVATTLFTVFLLLAAKPIMQQNELNFNGSRPLAGFIREQQLTGRPLLVYNELLPSLAFELGQIPVSLFDGNASLQRETQFQTNDAWRRQLLNLQDPQQEPALGALLLQRPVLLTKGELLPERRWMLRYFTHAQQLGKWTVRW from the coding sequence ATGCCGTTTCCCATGACCTCCCGCCGCTGGCTCTGGATTTTTGTACTGGTACTAGGGGCCGCGTTTCTGGTGCAGCTGGGCAGCTGGGGGCCGCTGGAAAGCAGCGAGGCCCGCTACGCCGAAATCGGACGGGAAATGCTGACGGGTCAGGACTGGCTGCACCCGCAGCTGCTGGGCATCTACCATTTTCACAAGCCCCCGCTCACCTACTGGCTCACGGCCGCCGGCCTGGGTTTGTTTGGCGAGAATACGCTGGGCGTGCGCCTGCTGCCGGTGCTGGCCGTGCTGCTGCAGGTGGTGCTGGTGTATGGGCTGGGGCTGCTGTTGTTCCGCCAGGACCGGGCCCGGGCGCTAGCGGCCGCCGTCATTTACGGCACGCTGCCGGTGGTGCTCATTTCGGCCCTCAACGTCACCACCGACGCCTATTTGGCCACGCTGGAGCTGGCGGCGGCCTACGGCATTCTGCGCTATTACCACCAGGGCGGGACACGCTGGCTGTACCTGTTCTGGGTGGGACTGGGGTTGGCCTTTCTCACCAAAGGCCCTGTGGGCTTCATCCTGCCGCTGATGGTGGTGATTGGGCACTACTTCCGGCAGGGGCAGGCCAAGCGGCCGTTCACGGTGCACCACGCGCTGGGCTTCGGGCTGTTTGTGGTGGTAGGGCTGAGCTGGTATCTGTACCTGATGGCGGAAAATCCGGCTTTCGTGCGCTATTTTCTGGTGGAGCACACTGTGGAGCGGTTTGCCAACGCGGCCACTTTTAATCGGGCCAAGCCGTGGTGGTTTTACCTAGTGCTGGCCCCGGCTACCAGCCTGCCCTGGGCGGTGGCGCTGGTGGTGCGGGCCGTGCGCACGCCCTGGAACTCGGTACCGCGCGAGTGGCGCAACGTGCTTATCTTTTGGGTACTGCTGCCGCTGCTGTTCTTCTCCTTGTCCAAATCCAAACTGCTGCTCTACGTGCTGCCCATCTTCCCCGGCGTGGTGCTGCTGACGGTGTACTACCTGGGCCGCTGTACAGAGGCTATGCTGTTGCGCTGGTACGTGGGCATCGTGGCGTTTTTCGGGCTGTTGCTGGGGAGCCTATGCCTGTTGCCCATTCTGAGCACGGTGCTGCCGCTGGGCTTGGAGGTGAAGCCGCTTACGGCTGCGTGGCCGGCGGCGGGCGTGGTGGCGCTGGTGCTCACCCTCACCCTCTGGAACCAGGTGCGCATTGCGCCCCGCCTGCTGGTAGCTACCACGCTGTTCACGGTGTTTCTGCTGCTCGCGGCCAAGCCCATCATGCAGCAGAATGAGCTGAATTTCAACGGGAGCCGCCCACTGGCCGGGTTCATCCGGGAGCAGCAGCTCACGGGTCGGCCGCTGCTTGTGTATAACGAGCTGTTGCCGTCCCTGGCCTTCGAGTTGGGGCAGATTCCGGTGTCCTTGTTCGATGGCAATGCCAGCCTCCAGCGCGAAACCCAGTTCCAGACCAATGACGCCTGGCGGCGGCAGTTGCTCAACCTCCAGGACCCTCAGCAAGAACCAGCCTTGGGCGCGCTGCTGCTCCAGCGGCCCGTACTGCTCACCAAAGGCGAACTGCTCCCTGAGCGCCGATGGATGTTGCGCTATTTCACCCACGCCCAGCAGCTAGGCAAGTGGACAGTGCGCTGGTAG
- a CDS encoding tail fiber domain-containing protein, with protein sequence MHQTLTPIARPTHRLRGALAAAALLLPGAYQAQAQTGSVGIGTTTPAASAALEVRSTTQGLLLPRLTLAQRNALTASTTAPPVPGLLIYLTDSTPGLYAYDGTTWVRLGADNLGNHTATQTLDLNAQRLLGTLGTSLGDSTAQVELTASVGTQSAALMTRSNFGARYSRVILSGYGKLPEGTSTANDFGIWATAYRGGGWAGFFTAAGYGANREPLRWVGICQNPGYNGTGSAIRIVDGTQGAGKVLTSDGIGYGRWQAITAAGGDFNLGSYSLVGNGGTTGIDITSAGRVGINTATPYSQLANTATNIIGSEGTGGNPGSLAWAANQSGYAGMFYNANTATNATGLAVKIAATGTTAAFDVSQGTTQDAPGTTLLRVQGNGNVGIGVATANYKLDVAGQIRANNVAVTSDQRFKTNIQPLRSALASVLALRGVRYEWNALGIRHGGTTGARQVGLLAQEVEKIYPELVSTDAEGYKAVNYAQLTPVLIEALKEQQAQIVALQARAATAEAAAARATSAAGSAQAQAAQATATLETFEARLRRLEAATSVQAQR encoded by the coding sequence ATGCATCAGACGCTTACCCCAATTGCCCGCCCCACCCACCGCCTGCGTGGGGCGCTGGCCGCCGCCGCCCTGCTACTGCCGGGTGCCTACCAGGCCCAGGCCCAGACTGGCTCGGTGGGCATCGGCACCACCACTCCCGCTGCCTCTGCGGCCTTGGAAGTGCGCAGTACCACCCAGGGGCTGCTGCTGCCCCGCCTCACCCTGGCCCAGCGCAACGCTCTCACGGCCAGTACCACGGCCCCGCCGGTGCCGGGTCTACTCATCTACCTCACCGACAGCACCCCCGGCCTGTATGCCTACGACGGCACCACCTGGGTGCGCCTGGGGGCCGACAACCTGGGCAACCACACCGCTACTCAAACCCTGGACCTGAACGCACAGCGCCTGCTGGGTACCCTCGGCACCTCCCTGGGCGACTCCACGGCCCAGGTAGAGCTGACCGCCAGCGTGGGCACGCAGAGCGCCGCCCTGATGACGCGCAGCAACTTCGGGGCCCGCTACTCGCGCGTTATCCTCTCCGGCTACGGCAAGCTGCCCGAGGGCACCTCCACGGCCAACGACTTCGGCATCTGGGCCACGGCTTACCGGGGCGGCGGCTGGGCCGGCTTCTTTACGGCGGCGGGCTACGGCGCCAATAGAGAGCCTCTGCGCTGGGTGGGCATCTGCCAGAACCCGGGCTACAACGGCACTGGCTCGGCTATCCGCATCGTGGATGGCACGCAGGGGGCGGGCAAGGTGCTGACCTCGGATGGCATCGGCTATGGCCGGTGGCAGGCCATTACGGCGGCCGGGGGCGACTTCAACCTGGGCTCTTACTCCCTGGTGGGCAATGGCGGCACCACGGGCATTGACATTACCAGCGCGGGCCGGGTGGGCATCAATACCGCCACGCCCTACTCGCAGCTGGCCAATACCGCCACCAACATCATCGGCAGCGAAGGTACCGGGGGCAACCCCGGCTCCCTGGCCTGGGCCGCCAACCAGTCGGGCTACGCCGGTATGTTTTACAATGCCAACACGGCCACCAACGCCACCGGCCTAGCCGTCAAGATAGCCGCCACGGGTACCACCGCCGCTTTCGACGTAAGCCAGGGCACCACCCAGGACGCGCCGGGCACCACCCTGTTGCGGGTGCAGGGCAACGGCAACGTGGGCATCGGCGTCGCCACGGCGAACTACAAGCTGGACGTAGCTGGTCAGATACGGGCCAACAACGTAGCCGTCACCTCTGACCAGCGCTTCAAGACCAACATCCAGCCACTTCGTAGCGCCCTGGCCTCGGTGCTGGCCCTGCGCGGGGTACGCTATGAGTGGAACGCGTTGGGCATACGCCACGGCGGCACGACCGGCGCCCGGCAGGTAGGCCTGCTGGCCCAGGAGGTAGAGAAAATCTACCCCGAGCTGGTGAGCACCGATGCCGAAGGCTATAAAGCCGTGAACTACGCCCAGCTGACGCCCGTGCTTATTGAAGCCCTCAAAGAGCAGCAGGCGCAGATTGTGGCCCTGCAAGCCCGCGCCGCCACAGCGGAGGCCGCTGCTGCCCGGGCTACCAGCGCCGCCGGCTCGGCCCAGGCCCAGGCCGCTCAGGCCACGGCTACACTCGAAACCTTCGAGGCCCGGCTGCGGCGGCTGGAGGCCGCCACCAGCGTTCAGGCGCAGCGCTAG
- a CDS encoding SDR family oxidoreductase yields MNILLTGATGYIGQRLLPLLVEAGHHVTCLVRDARRFELPAGLRNRIVVAEGDLLKPDSLTDLPLDVDVAYYLVHSMSGHDKDFFRLEQESAQHFAHYLNRTRCRQVIYLSGIANDRALSVHLRSRKAVEKVLRKTSKAQLTVLRASIIIGSGSASFEIIRDLVEKLPVMVTPRWLNSRCQPIGIRDVMHYLTTVLNNPACLGQSFDIGGPDVLTYREMLLELAAARGLKRYIVTVPVLTPRLSSWWLYLVTSTTFSLAQSLVESLRNDTVADPRRSIGEAVPHICMPYRAAVELAFQRIEQNEVVSSWSDALSSGVMPRNYMDHIQIPQHGLLTDRQTLRFTRPPREVLQNVWSIGGERGWYKVDWLWRIRGLLDKLVGGVGLRRGRRSPTDLRAGDPLDFWRVLVADRAGRRLLLYAEMKLPGEAWLQFRILPHDDGSHTLEQLAAFRPHGLLGRLYWYSLVPFHFIIFKGMIENIVQYGETVPLPASASSPLPTKQAVAPK; encoded by the coding sequence ATGAACATTCTGCTCACCGGAGCCACGGGCTACATTGGCCAGCGCCTGCTACCGCTGCTGGTGGAGGCCGGCCACCACGTTACCTGCCTCGTGCGCGACGCCCGCCGCTTCGAGCTCCCGGCCGGCTTACGCAACCGTATTGTGGTAGCGGAAGGTGACCTGCTCAAGCCCGACTCCCTGACCGACCTCCCCCTGGATGTTGACGTGGCCTACTACCTGGTGCATTCCATGAGCGGCCACGATAAGGACTTTTTCCGGCTGGAGCAGGAGTCGGCGCAGCACTTTGCGCATTACCTCAACCGTACCCGCTGCCGGCAAGTCATCTATCTTTCCGGCATTGCCAACGACCGAGCCCTGAGCGTGCACCTCCGCTCCCGCAAGGCCGTAGAGAAAGTATTGCGCAAAACCTCGAAAGCCCAGCTGACGGTGCTGCGGGCCAGTATTATCATCGGGTCGGGGTCAGCTTCCTTTGAGATTATCCGGGATTTGGTGGAGAAGCTGCCCGTGATGGTGACGCCGCGCTGGCTGAACTCGCGCTGCCAGCCCATTGGCATTCGGGACGTGATGCACTACCTCACCACGGTGCTCAATAACCCGGCCTGCCTGGGCCAGTCGTTTGATATTGGCGGGCCCGATGTGCTGACCTACCGCGAAATGCTGCTGGAGCTAGCGGCCGCACGCGGGCTCAAGCGCTACATCGTGACAGTGCCGGTGCTCACGCCCCGACTGTCGTCGTGGTGGCTGTATCTGGTTACCAGCACTACCTTCTCCCTGGCCCAGAGCTTGGTGGAAAGCCTGCGCAACGATACCGTGGCCGACCCACGCCGCAGCATTGGCGAGGCCGTACCGCATATCTGCATGCCCTACCGTGCCGCCGTGGAACTGGCCTTCCAGCGCATCGAGCAGAACGAGGTGGTCAGCAGTTGGAGCGACGCCCTGAGCAGCGGCGTGATGCCCCGCAACTATATGGACCACATCCAGATTCCGCAGCACGGCTTACTCACTGACCGCCAGACGCTGCGTTTCACCCGCCCGCCCCGCGAAGTACTCCAGAATGTGTGGAGTATCGGGGGCGAGCGGGGCTGGTACAAGGTCGATTGGCTGTGGCGCATCCGGGGGCTGCTCGATAAGCTGGTGGGTGGCGTGGGCCTGCGCCGGGGCCGCCGCTCCCCCACCGACCTGCGCGCCGGCGACCCGCTCGACTTCTGGCGCGTACTGGTAGCCGACCGCGCCGGCCGCCGCCTGCTGCTCTACGCCGAAATGAAGCTCCCGGGCGAGGCCTGGCTGCAGTTCCGCATTCTGCCCCACGACGACGGCTCTCATACGCTGGAACAACTGGCCGCTTTCCGGCCCCACGGCCTGTTGGGCCGCCTGTACTGGTACTCGCTGGTGCCCTTCCACTTCATCATTTTCAAGGGCATGATTGAGAACATCGTGCAGTACGGCGAAACCGTGCCGCTGCCGGCTTCTGCTAGCTCCCCGCTCCCCACCAAACAAGCGGTGGCCCCAAAGTAG
- a CDS encoding tail fiber domain-containing protein, with protein sequence MLHRYLLAAALLLAAAPFTALAQTTGSVGIGTTAPDASAALDIVSSSKGLLLPRVAAATSITSPAPGLLVYQTGAPAGFYYNAGAAATPSWQQLATTGSITGGDNLGDHTASQNLNLAGQKLVGGTTARAVRGGLGLDGNGLLTVGAARPGTDSITTFGARLLSFDQDFVLTSKGFFVPGLTKTLPVTGVGDRVMWLAYYSAFRAGGVSGNGTINIGSQPTSNQWDNPNIGQYSAAFGLDNLARDRYSAAFGNNNVIRAGEGTFATGYSNKAVQTFQGVMMGSENQMKGRNGLVGGYQSKTQTNLTQEAPSLAFGYRAQARSSQASCYALGYYARTGGWEGCFTLADYSPFRTDYVNDSLVSTTRNQFSARFAGGYRLFTTTATNGNNNGQVQTPIWAELSPGSNSWSMMSDSTLKELRRPADGNLFLARINRMRLGSWNYRGQSPDTMRHYGPMAQDFYQAFGHDGVGRSGNKTTINQADFDGVNLIAIQALYRRVLLLEAENARQQQLLRQLQVTTTAPARLPVTEVEELRRQNAALQARAAAAETTAARATATLDAFEARLRRLEAATGGAPAPAAQARR encoded by the coding sequence ATGCTCCACCGCTACCTCCTGGCCGCCGCGCTTTTGCTGGCCGCCGCCCCCTTCACCGCCCTTGCCCAGACCACCGGCTCCGTCGGCATCGGCACCACCGCCCCGGATGCCTCGGCGGCCTTGGATATTGTAAGTAGCAGCAAGGGGCTGCTGCTGCCCCGGGTGGCCGCTGCCACCAGCATTACCAGTCCCGCCCCCGGCCTGCTGGTGTACCAGACCGGCGCACCGGCCGGCTTCTACTACAACGCCGGCGCCGCCGCCACCCCTAGCTGGCAGCAGCTGGCTACTACCGGCAGCATCACCGGCGGGGATAACCTCGGCGACCACACCGCCAGCCAGAACCTGAACCTGGCCGGCCAGAAGCTGGTAGGCGGCACTACCGCCCGCGCCGTGCGCGGGGGCCTGGGCCTCGACGGCAACGGCCTGCTGACGGTGGGGGCCGCCCGCCCCGGTACCGACTCCATTACCACCTTTGGCGCGCGTCTGCTCAGCTTCGACCAGGATTTTGTGCTTACGTCGAAAGGCTTTTTCGTGCCCGGCCTAACCAAAACTCTTCCCGTGACGGGGGTGGGCGACCGGGTGATGTGGCTCGCCTATTACAGCGCGTTCCGGGCCGGCGGGGTGTCGGGTAACGGCACTATTAACATCGGCAGCCAGCCCACGAGCAATCAGTGGGACAATCCCAACATCGGCCAGTATTCGGCGGCCTTCGGCCTCGACAACCTGGCCCGGGACCGATACAGCGCGGCCTTCGGCAACAACAACGTCATCCGGGCCGGGGAGGGCACCTTCGCTACGGGCTACAGCAACAAAGCCGTGCAGACCTTCCAGGGCGTGATGATGGGCAGCGAAAACCAGATGAAGGGCCGCAACGGCCTGGTGGGCGGCTACCAGAGCAAGACGCAGACCAACCTCACCCAGGAAGCCCCCTCGCTGGCCTTCGGCTACCGCGCCCAGGCCCGCAGCAGCCAGGCGAGTTGCTACGCGCTGGGCTACTACGCCCGCACCGGCGGCTGGGAGGGGTGCTTCACGCTGGCCGACTACTCGCCCTTCCGGACGGATTATGTCAACGACTCGTTGGTAAGCACGACCCGCAACCAGTTCTCGGCCCGCTTTGCCGGGGGCTACCGGCTCTTCACCACCACGGCCACCAACGGCAACAATAACGGCCAGGTGCAGACGCCCATTTGGGCCGAGCTTTCCCCCGGCAGCAACTCCTGGTCGATGATGTCGGACTCCACCCTGAAGGAGCTGCGTCGGCCGGCCGACGGCAACCTGTTTCTGGCCCGCATCAACCGGATGCGCCTAGGCTCCTGGAACTACCGGGGCCAGAGCCCCGACACCATGCGCCACTACGGCCCCATGGCCCAGGATTTCTACCAGGCCTTCGGCCACGACGGCGTGGGCCGCAGCGGCAACAAGACCACCATCAACCAGGCCGACTTTGATGGGGTGAACCTGATTGCCATTCAGGCCCTGTACCGCCGCGTGCTGCTGCTGGAAGCCGAAAACGCCCGGCAGCAGCAGCTACTCCGTCAGCTCCAGGTAACCACTACCGCGCCCGCCCGGTTGCCGGTGACGGAAGTAGAGGAGCTGCGCCGCCAAAACGCCGCGCTGCAAGCCCGGGCCGCCGCCGCCGAAACCACGGCCGCCCGGGCTACGGCCACGCTGGATGCCTTCGAGGCCCGGCTGCGGCGGCTGGAAGCGGCTACCGGCGGCGCGCCCGCACCGGCCGCGCAGGCCCGCAGGTAG
- a CDS encoding 7TM-DISM domain-containing protein, which translates to MTLPVHGAAQPIAAEVVAVDVLPDRNYSWPQIRTDTALTFRPADSLRTAQARRFWLRLTMRNPSRYTAATRLTVLPNLANTLFYFDEDARAWQVRPMSVTLVNWWPLRLRGGATTTCYVRLDLPAGAALPRTIGLRVLLEPAEAVQATDRLHSAVWAASLAVLLLLLLASLHAYGRWRDRATWYYLWAQVGAALYITALQGWLRELLPAPLFSMLVRPNGVGYAYTLNNVAMHLSVVLLLVGIGQMTRAYFSTPRRLPRLDAALRYALGGYCAFTVVVVLVNCGGFYLEYYSLPFHNLLALGVVGLLLAIALVATRRRLPSARIYLLANALPLLVILLVAVYNVVFSFDSDTDNLLLLPNLAVVAHALCFAAALSIRLQQLQRTLLITEREAQSLALDIQQKELRNREIVLKNSHIQTALLEMRRRQQARDEQAHQLHADHQQQQATNQELQEQLEANQRELASTSLYVQQKNALLAELKQQIRELNAQSPATQSELSGIKSILQTNLYLDEDWGRFKLHFEQVHPRFFEDLQVRYPALTKHEQRLYCYFHINLSTKEIAALLNIDPASVRRAKTRLYKKMAAANHGQEPLATEAPEPPAGE; encoded by the coding sequence TTGACTTTGCCGGTCCATGGCGCAGCGCAACCAATAGCAGCTGAAGTAGTAGCCGTGGACGTGTTGCCCGACCGCAACTACTCCTGGCCGCAGATCCGCACTGACACTGCCCTGACGTTCCGGCCCGCCGACTCGCTACGGACGGCGCAGGCCCGCCGCTTCTGGCTGCGGCTGACGATGCGCAACCCCAGCCGCTACACCGCCGCCACCCGGCTCACGGTACTCCCCAACCTTGCCAACACCCTCTTCTACTTCGACGAGGACGCCCGCGCCTGGCAGGTCCGGCCCATGAGCGTGACCCTGGTGAACTGGTGGCCGCTGCGGCTGCGTGGGGGCGCTACCACTACCTGCTACGTGCGGTTAGATCTGCCGGCGGGGGCCGCGCTGCCCCGTACCATCGGGCTGCGGGTGCTCCTGGAACCGGCCGAAGCAGTGCAGGCCACCGACCGGCTGCACAGCGCGGTCTGGGCTGCGTCGTTGGCGGTGCTGCTGTTGCTGTTGCTGGCTAGTCTGCACGCGTATGGCCGCTGGCGCGACCGGGCCACTTGGTACTACCTGTGGGCGCAGGTGGGAGCAGCACTGTACATCACGGCCCTTCAGGGCTGGCTCCGGGAGCTGTTGCCGGCCCCCTTGTTCAGTATGCTGGTGCGACCCAACGGCGTCGGCTACGCCTACACCCTGAACAACGTGGCCATGCACCTGAGCGTGGTGCTGCTGCTGGTGGGCATCGGGCAGATGACCCGCGCCTATTTCAGCACGCCCCGGCGGCTGCCCCGCCTGGATGCGGCTTTGCGCTACGCGCTGGGGGGTTACTGCGCGTTTACGGTGGTGGTCGTGCTGGTTAACTGCGGCGGCTTTTACCTGGAGTATTACAGCCTGCCGTTCCACAACCTGCTGGCGCTGGGGGTAGTGGGGCTGCTGCTGGCCATTGCCCTGGTAGCCACCCGCCGCCGCCTGCCCTCGGCCCGGATTTACCTGCTGGCCAACGCGCTGCCGCTGCTGGTCATCCTGCTGGTGGCGGTGTATAACGTGGTGTTCAGCTTCGACTCCGATACCGATAACCTGCTGCTGCTGCCCAACCTGGCGGTGGTGGCCCACGCACTGTGCTTTGCCGCCGCCCTCAGCATCCGGCTGCAACAGTTGCAGCGCACCTTGCTGATTACCGAGCGGGAGGCCCAGTCGCTGGCCCTGGATATTCAGCAGAAGGAACTGCGAAACCGGGAAATCGTGCTCAAGAACAGCCACATCCAGACGGCCCTGCTGGAGATGCGGCGGCGGCAGCAGGCCCGCGACGAGCAGGCCCACCAACTGCACGCCGACCACCAGCAGCAGCAGGCCACCAACCAGGAGCTGCAGGAGCAGCTGGAAGCCAACCAGCGCGAGCTGGCCTCTACCTCCCTCTATGTGCAGCAGAAAAATGCCTTGCTGGCCGAACTGAAGCAGCAGATCCGGGAGCTGAATGCCCAGAGCCCCGCCACGCAAAGCGAGCTGTCGGGTATTAAATCCATTCTGCAGACCAACCTGTACCTGGATGAGGACTGGGGCCGGTTCAAGCTCCACTTCGAGCAGGTGCATCCGCGCTTCTTCGAGGACTTGCAGGTCCGCTACCCGGCCCTCACCAAGCACGAGCAGCGGCTGTATTGTTATTTCCACATCAACCTTTCCACCAAGGAAATTGCCGCCCTGCTCAACATCGACCCGGCCAGTGTGCGGCGGGCCAAAACCCGGCTCTACAAAAAAATGGCCGCCGCCAACCACGGCCAAGAGCCCTTGGCAACGGAAGCCCCGGAGCCGCCCGCCGGGGAATAG
- a CDS encoding prolipoprotein diacylglyceryl transferase family protein yields the protein MSYPLLTVPLSWAVPADAGYDYYTSFYVLAFGLNLLLLLREGWRRGYPMRSWLVVLACSSLAFILGTKLLAFSGPEWQLLLTTGHWPVSGARSVLGGAVSGTLLLLLLRRPLGFSWHMFDAFALPMCVALTIQCVGCVLTGCCFGEATAGGWGLTYAPGTWPYVAQVVQGAIPAGAAHSLPVHPTQLYTLLLCAGVGALLICTRHKPWPGGSRNLLHLGLLLAGRWLIEFWRDAAGEPVGATLHKHGGLTMNELQWALLVLVPVLLGLWAWQLRRKSATVYPHYEKLPTARPALNLLAVAGLLLVTGWLGSSALSLPEILVMKALLFTVLVLEAGTALRGSARQFQPARVALPFCLVAGVVVLTSQVPVDSVGAAESYSTISAGFSTGSFQRQQNTGGGCGGASQLQEYRHRYTTGTLDYTHTRLPGTDVNGRVHKAEVTWGIRLHAGVDHQQPTSDSLIYQLDYRPDNLLISFNPYAQLDRKWLGVGVGVMAGNLGFHRIYYGDEPSMLDGQASLRVGPRPQLFAIADYNFLGYGSANPQHRLGLGTGFGGTRWQVVGGAARARDYDIAEGQSRWSGFLEARGNLTPQWQASSFVTLGNPNQQQIGLRFGYRLPKNSTRR from the coding sequence ATGAGCTACCCGTTACTTACCGTGCCGCTTTCGTGGGCCGTGCCGGCCGATGCAGGCTACGACTATTATACCTCTTTCTACGTGCTGGCGTTTGGCCTGAACCTGCTACTGCTACTGCGGGAAGGCTGGCGGCGCGGCTACCCCATGCGCTCCTGGCTGGTGGTGCTGGCCTGCTCCTCCCTCGCCTTCATTCTGGGCACCAAGCTGCTGGCTTTTTCGGGCCCTGAGTGGCAGTTGCTGCTGACGACCGGCCACTGGCCCGTGTCCGGAGCCCGCTCGGTGCTGGGCGGCGCCGTGAGCGGCACGCTACTGCTGCTATTGCTGCGCCGCCCGCTCGGGTTCAGCTGGCATATGTTCGACGCCTTTGCCCTGCCCATGTGCGTGGCCCTGACCATTCAGTGCGTGGGCTGCGTGCTTACCGGCTGCTGTTTCGGGGAGGCCACGGCCGGGGGCTGGGGCCTCACGTACGCGCCCGGCACTTGGCCCTACGTGGCCCAGGTTGTGCAAGGTGCCATTCCGGCAGGCGCGGCCCATTCTCTACCGGTGCATCCGACGCAGCTCTACACCTTATTGCTGTGCGCGGGTGTGGGGGCGCTGCTGATATGCACGCGGCATAAGCCCTGGCCGGGCGGCAGCCGCAACCTGCTGCACCTGGGCCTGCTGCTGGCTGGCCGCTGGCTGATTGAGTTCTGGCGGGACGCAGCCGGTGAGCCGGTAGGCGCAACGTTGCATAAGCACGGCGGCCTGACAATGAACGAGTTGCAATGGGCACTACTGGTACTGGTGCCCGTGCTGTTGGGCCTGTGGGCGTGGCAGCTGCGCCGTAAGTCGGCTACCGTGTATCCGCACTACGAGAAGCTCCCGACAGCCCGGCCGGCCCTAAACCTGCTGGCCGTGGCCGGCCTGCTGCTGGTTACGGGCTGGTTGGGCAGCTCGGCCCTCAGCCTTCCCGAAATCTTGGTGATGAAAGCCCTGCTGTTTACCGTACTGGTGCTAGAAGCCGGGACCGCGCTTCGGGGCTCCGCCCGGCAGTTTCAGCCGGCCCGGGTGGCCCTGCCATTTTGCCTGGTTGCGGGCGTAGTGGTGTTAACCAGCCAGGTACCGGTTGATTCAGTGGGCGCGGCCGAGTCGTACAGCACCATCAGCGCCGGGTTTAGCACGGGCTCGTTTCAGCGGCAGCAAAATACCGGCGGGGGCTGCGGGGGAGCCTCGCAGTTGCAGGAGTACCGCCACCGCTACACCACCGGCACACTCGACTACACCCACACCCGTCTCCCGGGCACCGACGTAAATGGCCGCGTCCACAAGGCCGAGGTCACCTGGGGCATTCGGCTGCATGCCGGCGTCGATCATCAGCAGCCAACTTCCGACAGCCTTATCTATCAACTTGACTACCGGCCGGACAACTTACTCATCTCCTTTAACCCCTATGCGCAGCTGGACCGCAAATGGTTGGGCGTGGGCGTGGGCGTGATGGCTGGCAACTTAGGGTTTCACCGGATTTACTATGGCGACGAGCCAAGCATGCTGGATGGCCAGGCGTCGTTGCGGGTAGGGCCCCGGCCCCAGTTGTTTGCCATTGCCGACTACAACTTTCTGGGCTACGGATCGGCCAACCCCCAACACCGGCTGGGACTGGGCACCGGCTTCGGCGGTACGCGCTGGCAGGTGGTAGGCGGCGCAGCCCGGGCCAGGGACTACGATATTGCCGAAGGCCAGAGCCGGTGGTCAGGGTTTCTGGAAGCACGGGGCAACCTCACGCCGCAGTGGCAGGCCAGCAGTTTTGTTACGCTGGGCAATCCCAACCAGCAGCAGATCGGTTTGCGGTTCGGCTACCGGTTGCCGAAAAACTCCACCCGCCGCTGA